The Myxocyprinus asiaticus isolate MX2 ecotype Aquarium Trade chromosome 31, UBuf_Myxa_2, whole genome shotgun sequence genome has a segment encoding these proteins:
- the mpzl3 gene encoding myelin protein zero-like protein 3 — MDFNRRAIRGVLSCIFVGFVVLNQVCCIEVNTPAEISAVRGSTVTLSCTFISSIRITSRMSVDWSFTPQSGGPAKMFFHFSSQVYPPVEDHFKGRVKWVGRPSRGEASIELLNASLTDNGTYTCAVRNPPDVQGRPAHIVLTVTPKRVSVAFTDVAVLLAFVLVPSALVSLLLLGRTVCPCWAVSESRAATHHSPIEVITGDEDFYKQPLQKENLSCCYFKDSDYEDDYILHDKPHEHESRC; from the exons ATGGATTTCAACAGAAGGGCCATCAGAGGAGTTTTATCGTGTATTTTCGTCGGTTTCG ttgtgttgaatcaggtgtgttgtATTGAAGTGAACACTCCGGCAGAGATCAGCGCAGTTCGAGGATCGACCGTCACTCTCTCCTGCACCTTCATCTCATCCATTCGCATCACCAGCCGCATGTCTGTGGACTGGAGCTTCACACCCCAGAGCGGCGGTCCTGCTAAAATG TTTTTTCACTTCTCGTCTCAAGTATACCCCCCTGTGGAGGATCATTTTAAGGGACGTGTGAAGTGGGTCGGCAGGCCATCACGAGGTGAAGCATCAATCGAGCTTCTGAACGCATCACTCACTGATAACGGCACTTACACCTGCGCTGTACGCAACCCACCTGATGTCCAAGGCCGTCCTGCTCACATTGTCCTCACCGTAACACCAAAGA GAGTGTCGGTGGCGTTCACTGATGTGGCCGTGTTGCTGGCGTTTGTTCTGGTTCCGTCAGCACTCGTCTCACTGCTGCTGTTGGGCAGAACTGTGTGTCCGTGTTGGGCTGTATCAGAGAGTCGAGCAGCGACTCATCACTCGCCCATCGAGGTGATCACTGG TGATGAGGATTTCTACAAACAGCCGCTGCAGAAAGAGAATCTGAGCTGCTGTTACTTTAAG